From the Nitrospira sp. genome, one window contains:
- a CDS encoding gamma-glutamyl-gamma-aminobutyrate hydrolase family protein, with protein sequence MRKPVIGVTPDFNAGDRKDMGGAEPTYFLRARYIRAIEELGGVPLILPLVAAAADRRRLLDGIDGLLLTGSGPDLPPRLYGEKQRYKFPLVSERRAGFELEMVRQARRRDLPLLGICGGMQAVNVACGGSLFQDIPAQVPEAMDHRQKTKAVSISHAVTVLPKSLLKQIVGKETLMVNSSHHQSVKAVAPSLIASAVAPDGIVEAIESPSHRFLLAIQWHPEFLFDRHMAHRRLFEALLRAARRTRA encoded by the coding sequence ATGAGGAAGCCTGTCATCGGCGTGACCCCTGACTTCAATGCCGGTGACAGGAAAGATATGGGGGGAGCTGAGCCCACCTACTTCCTGAGAGCTCGGTACATTCGGGCCATCGAAGAGCTCGGTGGCGTTCCTTTAATCCTACCCTTAGTGGCTGCAGCAGCTGATCGACGGCGACTTCTTGACGGCATTGATGGACTTCTCCTTACCGGCAGCGGCCCTGATCTTCCGCCGCGTCTGTACGGAGAAAAGCAGCGCTACAAATTTCCATTGGTCAGTGAGAGGCGTGCGGGCTTCGAGTTGGAAATGGTGCGGCAGGCTAGGCGACGGGACCTTCCGCTTTTGGGGATTTGCGGAGGGATGCAGGCTGTGAACGTGGCATGCGGAGGCAGTCTCTTTCAGGATATCCCTGCCCAGGTTCCAGAGGCGATGGATCATCGGCAAAAGACGAAAGCGGTCTCTATCTCACATGCGGTGACCGTGTTACCGAAGAGCCTCCTGAAGCAGATTGTTGGAAAAGAAACCCTGATGGTGAACAGTTCCCATCATCAGTCCGTGAAAGCCGTTGCTCCATCACTCATAGCCAGTGCGGTGGCTCCCGATGGCATTGTTGAGGCCATTGAGTCCCCTAGCCATCGATTTCTACTTGCCATTCAATGGCATCCTGAGTTTCTATTCGACCGACACATGGCTCACCGTCGGCTCTTTGAGGCTCTGTTACGTGCCGCGCGGCGGACCCGGGCATGA